One Alligator mississippiensis isolate rAllMis1 chromosome 1, rAllMis1, whole genome shotgun sequence genomic window carries:
- the CALM2 gene encoding calmodulin-2, whose amino-acid sequence MADQLTEEQIAEFKEAFSLFDKDGDGTITTKELGTVMRSLGQNPTEAELQDMINEVDADGNGTIDFPEFLTMMARKMKDTDSEEEIREAFRVFDKDGNGYISAAELRHVMTNLGEKLTDEEVDEMIREADIDGDGQVNYEEFVQMMTAK is encoded by the exons AATTCAAAGAAGCTTTTTCACTATTTGACAAGGATGGTGATGGTACTATAACAACAAaggaattgggaacagtgatGAGGTCACTTGGTCAAAACCCAACAGAAGCTGAATTGCAGGATATGATCAATGAAGTAGATGCTGATG GCAATGGCACCATTGACTTTCCAGAGTTTCTGACAATGATGGCAAGAAAAATGAAAGATACAGACAGTGAAGAAGAAATTAGAGAAGCATTCCGTGTGTTTGATAAG GATGGGAATGGATATATTAGTGCTGCAGAACTTCGCCATGTGATGACAAATCTTGGAGAGAAGTTAACAGATGAAGAAGTTGATGAAATGATTAGGGAAGCAGATATTGATGGTGATGGTCAAGTAAACTATGAAG agtTTGTACAAATGATGACAGCGAAGTGA